One Nocardia iowensis DNA window includes the following coding sequences:
- a CDS encoding ArsR/SmtB family transcription factor, giving the protein MTAGTATAHPHNPYRSPAPAPVPARTVLEDAGELLRALAAPVRIAIVLQLRESPRCVHELVDALGVTQPLVSQHLRILKSAGVVHGERSGREVLYELVDDHLAHIVVDAVAHAEEG; this is encoded by the coding sequence ATGACCGCCGGAACCGCCACCGCCCATCCGCACAATCCGTACCGCTCGCCCGCACCGGCGCCGGTGCCCGCGCGGACCGTCCTGGAGGACGCGGGCGAGCTGCTGCGCGCCCTGGCCGCACCGGTCCGCATCGCCATTGTGCTGCAACTGCGCGAGTCGCCGCGCTGTGTGCACGAGTTGGTGGACGCGCTCGGTGTCACCCAACCGCTGGTGAGCCAGCATCTGCGCATCCTCAAGTCCGCGGGCGTCGTACACGGCGAGCGGTCGGGTCGCGAGGTGCTCTACGAACTCGTCGACGACCATCTCGCCCATATTGTTGTCGACGCCGTCGCGCACGCCGAGGAAGGGTGA
- a CDS encoding TPM domain-containing protein, whose protein sequence is MSLPNRVARWTAWVAVGLLIAGVAGAPGVGAEPPVRMDTYVVDSAKALNGGQVDRVQAAVDQLYAEQQVRLWVIYVRDFGGLGPEVWAQQTAAESGFGGRDLLLAVATRDRSYWFYGDLPSGVSDSELDSLLTREVEPALRDGRWADAGVETADGLKAAVQGGGTSVRVLLVIGLLLVVGVGGLVLFSRKRRRDRTKAELAAARQVDPDNTTALAALPLPALHTRSREVLVEIDNAIRTSAEELELATGEFGSTAALPFNTALDHAKAAAAKAFSIRQRLDDEIPETPEEQRTLLVDLIGTVGRADRELDAQVAEFDAMRNLLINAPDRLDGLTRDLVELTGRIPASEAELSRLTAAHPTSVLAPIHDNVTMARERITFAEQNIDAGRAALTQPVGKQGGAVAAIRAAEAAVGQAGTLLDAVDNASANIQQARDGLPAVLDELRRDIASATELSGYGGPELAAATAAAQTALAKAETTATADPLDAFHDAVTADGELDRAIAAATDRKLAAEDLRRRLDQALLNARSRVGAAADYISTRRGGIDAEARTRLSEAQRNLDAAQQLSATDSAQALAHAQAAADLGGRALQAAQASVQAWEARQPLSGTSQAGAVLGGILIDGLLRGAASGGRRSGSGGWSAGSYGGSSGSRRISRGGRF, encoded by the coding sequence ATGTCGCTGCCGAATCGTGTTGCCCGCTGGACTGCCTGGGTGGCGGTCGGTCTGCTGATCGCCGGGGTTGCGGGGGCGCCGGGGGTGGGGGCGGAGCCGCCGGTGCGGATGGATACCTATGTGGTCGATTCGGCGAAGGCGCTGAACGGCGGGCAGGTCGATCGGGTGCAGGCCGCAGTGGATCAGTTATATGCCGAGCAGCAGGTGCGGCTGTGGGTGATTTATGTACGGGATTTCGGCGGGCTCGGGCCGGAGGTGTGGGCGCAGCAGACCGCGGCGGAGTCCGGGTTCGGCGGTCGCGATCTGTTGCTCGCGGTGGCCACGCGGGATCGCTCGTACTGGTTTTACGGGGATTTGCCCAGCGGTGTCAGCGACTCCGAACTGGACAGTCTGTTGACTCGTGAGGTCGAGCCCGCCCTGCGGGACGGCCGCTGGGCCGATGCGGGTGTCGAGACGGCCGACGGGCTGAAGGCGGCGGTGCAGGGCGGCGGCACCAGCGTCCGTGTCCTGCTCGTCATCGGGCTGCTGCTCGTGGTCGGCGTGGGCGGGCTGGTGCTGTTCTCCCGCAAACGACGCCGCGACCGGACCAAGGCCGAGCTCGCGGCGGCGCGGCAGGTGGACCCGGACAACACGACCGCGCTGGCGGCGCTCCCGCTGCCGGCGCTGCACACGCGCTCGCGCGAGGTGCTCGTCGAGATCGACAATGCGATCCGCACCAGCGCGGAGGAATTGGAGCTGGCGACCGGCGAGTTCGGCAGCACCGCTGCCCTCCCCTTCAACACTGCCCTCGATCACGCGAAAGCCGCTGCCGCCAAGGCCTTCTCGATCCGGCAACGACTGGACGACGAAATTCCGGAGACACCGGAGGAACAGCGCACGTTACTGGTCGACCTGATCGGCACCGTCGGGCGGGCCGATCGCGAACTCGACGCCCAGGTCGCCGAATTCGACGCGATGCGCAACCTGCTGATCAACGCGCCGGACCGATTGGACGGGCTGACAAGGGATCTGGTCGAACTGACCGGCCGCATCCCCGCGTCCGAGGCGGAACTTTCCCGGCTCACCGCCGCCCATCCGACCAGCGTCCTCGCACCGATCCACGACAACGTGACGATGGCCCGCGAACGAATCACCTTCGCGGAGCAGAACATCGATGCGGGTCGCGCGGCGCTCACCCAACCGGTGGGCAAGCAGGGCGGCGCGGTCGCCGCCATCCGCGCGGCGGAGGCGGCGGTCGGCCAGGCAGGCACTCTCCTCGACGCCGTCGACAACGCGTCCGCCAATATTCAGCAAGCCCGAGATGGCCTGCCCGCGGTATTGGACGAGCTGCGCCGCGATATCGCCTCCGCCACCGAGCTTTCCGGCTACGGCGGCCCCGAGCTGGCCGCCGCCACCGCTGCCGCGCAAACCGCCTTGGCCAAGGCCGAGACCACCGCGACGGCCGACCCGCTCGACGCTTTCCACGACGCGGTAACCGCCGATGGCGAGTTGGACCGCGCCATCGCCGCCGCCACCGATCGCAAACTCGCCGCCGAAGATCTGCGGCGCAGGCTCGACCAGGCGCTGCTCAACGCCCGCTCGCGAGTCGGCGCGGCGGCGGACTACATCAGCACCCGCCGCGGCGGCATCGACGCCGAAGCCCGGACCCGGCTGTCCGAGGCGCAACGCAATCTCGATGCGGCGCAACAGCTCAGCGCCACAGATTCCGCGCAGGCACTCGCGCACGCCCAGGCCGCCGCCGATCTCGGCGGACGCGCGCTTCAGGCCGCGCAGGCCAGCGTTCAGGCCTGGGAGGCACGCCAACCGCTGTCGGGCACGTCGCAGGCGGGAGCCGTGCTCGGCGGCATCCTCATCGACGGACTGCTGCGCGGGGCGGCGAGCGGCGGCCGCCGGTCCGGGTCGGGCGGCTGGAGTGCGGGCTCCTACGGCGGATCCTCGGGCTCGCGGCGGATCAGCCGGGGCGGCCGCTTCTGA
- a CDS encoding YggT family protein, giving the protein MSLIGTLLGYALTVFVLLLLARMVFDWMAVLGKNPSWADRPRALSYAATEPVIAPVRKVLQPVRAGGMSIDLAFTAVFVVALILRAVAFSL; this is encoded by the coding sequence ATGAGCCTCATCGGCACCCTGCTCGGGTACGCGTTGACAGTGTTCGTCTTGTTGCTGCTCGCTCGGATGGTGTTCGACTGGATGGCGGTGCTCGGCAAGAACCCGTCCTGGGCGGACCGGCCCCGCGCCCTGTCGTACGCCGCGACCGAGCCGGTGATCGCGCCGGTCCGGAAGGTGCTACAGCCGGTTCGCGCGGGCGGCATGTCGATCGACCTGGCCTTCACCGCGGTCTTCGTGGTCGCGTTGATTCTGCGTGCGGTTGCCTTCAGCCTCTGA
- a CDS encoding Fur family transcriptional regulator: protein MPENTVVPQKPVGIRSTRQRSAIAALLGDIEEFRSAQELHDELRKRGEGIGLTTVYRTLQSLADAGMVDVLRTDTGESVYRQCSTGHHHHLVCRRCGRTVEVEGPTVEAWAGAIANEHGFTEVSHTMEVFGTCQSCASAGNGDGRTPL from the coding sequence GTGCCAGAGAACACGGTCGTTCCGCAGAAGCCGGTCGGCATCCGCAGTACCAGACAGCGCAGTGCGATCGCCGCGCTGCTCGGTGACATCGAGGAGTTCCGTTCCGCTCAGGAGTTGCACGACGAGTTGCGCAAGCGCGGCGAGGGCATCGGCCTGACGACGGTCTATCGCACCCTGCAGTCGCTGGCCGACGCGGGCATGGTCGACGTGCTGCGCACCGACACCGGCGAATCCGTCTACCGGCAGTGCTCCACCGGGCACCATCACCATCTGGTCTGTCGGCGCTGCGGGCGCACCGTGGAGGTGGAGGGACCGACGGTCGAGGCCTGGGCGGGCGCCATCGCGAACGAGCACGGATTCACCGAGGTGAGTCACACCATGGAGGTGTTCGGCACCTGTCAGTCGTGTGCGTCGGCAGGTAATGGCGACGGCCGGACGCCCCTGTAA
- a CDS encoding TenA family protein produces MSLAAHLEELGRPLVEHQLDHPTVAGIAKGDLAEPIFRSWLEQDYLFLLDYVRVFSRLAWQAPSAHLGDLVDLAHATYHDELALHRSLAAEFGADLDGATKGVACEAYTSFLLDSAATYAEGLAALYPCMWGYSTLGARLAENPPAEPRYRRWVDTYADPGFADLTRRCAQMIDEAGADPARAEQLFLEGMRHELAFWDVPR; encoded by the coding sequence ATGAGTCTCGCCGCGCATCTGGAAGAACTCGGCCGTCCCCTGGTCGAGCATCAGCTCGACCACCCCACCGTGGCCGGCATTGCCAAGGGCGACTTGGCGGAGCCGATCTTCCGGTCCTGGCTCGAGCAGGATTACCTCTTCCTGCTCGACTACGTCCGGGTGTTCAGCCGCTTGGCCTGGCAGGCCCCTTCGGCACACCTCGGCGACCTGGTGGATCTGGCGCACGCCACCTATCACGACGAGCTGGCACTGCACCGCTCGCTCGCCGCGGAGTTCGGCGCCGACCTCGACGGTGCCACCAAAGGTGTTGCCTGCGAGGCGTATACGTCGTTCCTACTCGACTCGGCCGCCACCTACGCCGAGGGCCTTGCCGCGCTCTACCCGTGCATGTGGGGCTATTCCACCCTTGGCGCTCGTCTCGCCGAGAACCCGCCCGCCGAACCGCGCTACCGCCGCTGGGTCGACACCTACGCCGACCCGGGCTTCGCCGACCTCACCCGCCGCTGCGCGCAAATGATCGATGAAGCGGGCGCCGACCCGGCCCGCGCGGAGCAGCTGTTCCTGGAGGGCATGCGGCACGAACTCGCCTTCTGGGACGTACCCCGCTGA
- a CDS encoding molybdopterin-dependent oxidoreductase, producing MLTNGDRRRGSGLGAAAVGVAALGVGEAIAATRGGSLIDTLARAVIDVMPVPVVEATVAMSGEHDKAVTRLGIGAGALAATVGLGALPERLRTPAAAAFGAGAAALGTRLPTRSTSTVAGAVAAAGVLAAGLRRRPRGMLGVLAWAATGAGMFAAANTLQHDLDRKHDNDIRRVGPMGALGVVPEDGLEDEPGLSPLVTAARRMYVADVNLRPPRIDPIHWRLSVTGKVAHPLRLSLADLAEDAVEFDAVMVCVHNRPGECRAGNGRWYGVPLAGLLKHVIPEAGATRLVTKAVDGYTISLPVEPLRSGEWPGYVVIGMNGEPLTPAHGFPARVFVPGLYGQYTGVKWLSELELTDDSHVDYWWRRGWPAGPLWVTPQARIDVTAPGRTAAGTTTIAGVAWAPPHGVEAVEVRVGEGDWRPVDLGTELAPAAWRRWRVTVELPPGEHTVQARAISRSGEVQQGRHRTPFPTGPSGFHTVTVQV from the coding sequence GTGCTGACAAACGGAGACCGGAGACGCGGTAGTGGGCTCGGGGCGGCCGCGGTCGGTGTGGCGGCGCTCGGGGTCGGCGAAGCCATCGCCGCGACCAGGGGCGGTTCGCTCATCGACACCCTGGCGCGGGCGGTGATCGACGTCATGCCGGTGCCGGTCGTCGAGGCCACCGTCGCGATGTCCGGTGAGCACGACAAGGCCGTCACCCGGCTCGGCATCGGTGCCGGTGCGCTCGCGGCCACCGTCGGGCTCGGCGCGTTGCCCGAACGGTTGCGCACGCCCGCCGCGGCCGCGTTCGGGGCGGGAGCGGCCGCGTTGGGGACGCGGTTGCCGACTCGCTCGACATCCACCGTCGCCGGTGCGGTCGCGGCCGCGGGAGTGCTCGCCGCCGGGCTGCGCAGGCGGCCGCGCGGCATGCTCGGCGTATTGGCCTGGGCGGCAACAGGTGCCGGCATGTTCGCCGCGGCGAACACGTTGCAGCATGATCTGGACCGTAAGCACGACAACGACATTCGCCGAGTCGGCCCGATGGGCGCGCTCGGCGTTGTCCCCGAGGACGGCCTGGAGGACGAGCCCGGTTTGTCGCCACTGGTCACCGCCGCTCGCCGGATGTATGTCGCCGACGTCAATCTGCGCCCGCCCCGGATCGATCCGATCCACTGGCGGCTGTCGGTCACCGGGAAGGTCGCCCATCCGCTGCGCTTGTCGCTGGCCGACTTGGCCGAGGACGCGGTGGAATTCGACGCCGTCATGGTGTGCGTGCACAACCGTCCCGGCGAGTGCCGGGCGGGCAACGGCCGCTGGTACGGGGTACCGCTGGCCGGTCTGTTGAAGCACGTCATCCCGGAAGCCGGGGCCACCCGGCTGGTCACCAAAGCCGTGGATGGCTACACGATTTCGTTGCCGGTCGAGCCGCTGCGATCGGGTGAATGGCCGGGCTACGTGGTGATCGGCATGAACGGTGAACCGTTGACTCCCGCGCACGGGTTCCCGGCCCGTGTCTTCGTGCCCGGCCTCTACGGCCAGTACACCGGCGTGAAATGGCTCAGCGAGCTGGAGCTCACCGACGACAGTCACGTCGATTACTGGTGGCGGCGCGGTTGGCCCGCGGGCCCGCTGTGGGTTACGCCGCAGGCGCGCATCGACGTCACCGCGCCGGGGCGGACCGCCGCGGGCACCACGACGATCGCCGGGGTCGCGTGGGCGCCGCCGCACGGTGTCGAGGCGGTCGAGGTTCGGGTCGGCGAAGGTGACTGGCGCCCAGTCGATCTCGGCACCGAGCTGGCCCCGGCGGCCTGGCGACGTTGGCGTGTCACCGTGGAACTGCCACCGGGGGAGCACACCGTGCAGGCCAGGGCGATCAGCCGGTCAGGTGAGGTTCAGCAGGGGCGGCACCGCACACCGTTCCCGACCGGGCCGTCGGGCTTCCATACGGTCACCGTGCAGGTCTGA
- a CDS encoding glycine--tRNA ligase, whose product MAPKSKVDTVANLAKRRGLVYPSGEIYGGTKSAWDYGPLGVELKENIKRQWWRSMVTSREDIVGLDSSVILPRQVWVASGHVGVFNDPLVECLNCHHRFRQDHLQEAYALKHKIDDPDSVSMEVLACPNCGTVGKWTEPRDFNMMLKTYLGPIESEEGMHYLRPETAQGIFVNFANVMTTARKKPPFGIAQIGKSFRNEITPGNFIFRTREFEQMEMEFFVKPGEDAEWHKYWIETRFSWYTDLGIDPDNLRLYEHPKEKLSHYSAGTTDIEYRFGFQGNEWGELEGVANRTDFDLKTHSEHSGTELSFFDQTTNERYVPYVIEPAAGLTRSLMAFLVDAYAEDEAPNAKGGVDTRTVLRLDRRLAPVKAAVLPLSRNADLTPKAKDLAAQLRRNWNVEFDDAGAIGRRYRRQDEIGTPFCITVDFDTLDDQAVTIRERDSMAQERIALDKVEGYLAQHLLGA is encoded by the coding sequence GTGGCACCCAAGTCGAAGGTGGACACCGTTGCCAACCTCGCCAAGCGCCGGGGTCTGGTGTACCCGAGCGGTGAGATCTACGGAGGCACCAAATCGGCGTGGGACTACGGTCCGCTGGGTGTCGAGCTCAAGGAGAACATCAAGCGGCAGTGGTGGCGTTCCATGGTCACCAGCCGGGAAGACATTGTCGGCCTCGACTCGTCGGTGATTCTGCCGCGTCAGGTGTGGGTGGCCTCGGGCCACGTCGGCGTGTTCAACGATCCGTTGGTGGAGTGCCTGAACTGCCACCACCGCTTCCGGCAGGACCACCTGCAGGAGGCCTACGCGCTCAAGCACAAGATCGATGACCCGGACAGCGTCTCGATGGAGGTGCTCGCCTGCCCGAACTGCGGCACCGTCGGCAAGTGGACCGAACCGCGCGACTTCAACATGATGCTCAAGACCTACCTCGGCCCGATCGAGTCCGAGGAGGGCATGCACTACCTGCGGCCCGAAACCGCGCAGGGCATCTTTGTCAACTTCGCCAACGTGATGACCACCGCGCGCAAGAAGCCGCCGTTCGGCATCGCCCAGATCGGCAAGAGCTTCCGCAACGAGATCACCCCGGGCAACTTCATCTTCCGCACCCGCGAGTTCGAGCAGATGGAGATGGAATTCTTCGTCAAGCCGGGCGAAGACGCGGAATGGCACAAGTACTGGATCGAGACCCGCTTCTCCTGGTACACCGACCTCGGCATCGACCCGGACAACCTGCGGCTCTACGAACACCCGAAGGAAAAGCTGTCGCACTACTCGGCGGGCACCACCGACATCGAGTACCGCTTCGGCTTCCAGGGCAACGAGTGGGGTGAGCTGGAGGGTGTCGCGAACCGCACCGACTTCGACCTCAAGACGCACTCCGAGCACTCGGGCACCGAACTCAGCTTCTTCGACCAGACCACCAACGAGCGCTACGTGCCCTACGTCATCGAGCCCGCGGCCGGCCTGACCCGCTCGCTGATGGCGTTCCTGGTCGATGCCTACGCCGAGGACGAGGCGCCCAATGCCAAGGGCGGCGTGGACACTCGCACGGTGCTGCGGCTGGACCGCAGGCTCGCCCCGGTCAAGGCGGCCGTGCTGCCGTTGTCGCGTAACGCGGATCTGACGCCGAAGGCGAAAGACCTTGCGGCGCAACTGCGCCGGAACTGGAACGTGGAATTCGACGACGCGGGCGCGATCGGCCGCCGCTACCGTCGCCAGGACGAGATCGGCACCCCGTTCTGCATCACCGTCGACTTCGACACCCTGGACGATCAGGCGGTGACCATCCGCGAACGGGATTCGATGGCGCAGGAGCGGATCGCGCTCGACAAGGTCGAGGGGTACCTGGCTCAGCATCTGCTGGGGGCCTGA
- a CDS encoding NADP-dependent oxidoreductase, giving the protein MARAVKFDRYGGIEELKVVEVPTPTAGPGQVVVAVVAAGINPGEAYIRTGALHERWPATFPSGQGSDFAGRIVEIGAGVGGVEVGDEVLGFTDNRASHATHVVVPVDQVTPKPTGLEWDVAGALFVAGTTAFAAMRAVEANEGDTVVVSGAAGGVGSITVQLLRARGAEVIGIASAANHDWLRKVGVTPVAYGDGLIERLRAAAPKGVDAFIDTYGADYVDIAVELGVPVERINTIINWAAVEKYGVKADGNAAAATIDILTELADLAAAGTIEVPIAATYPLDKVQEAYRELEQRHTRGKIVLRP; this is encoded by the coding sequence ATGGCAAGAGCGGTGAAGTTCGATCGGTACGGCGGGATCGAAGAATTGAAGGTGGTCGAGGTGCCGACGCCGACCGCGGGGCCGGGGCAGGTGGTGGTCGCGGTGGTCGCGGCGGGCATCAATCCCGGCGAGGCGTACATCCGCACCGGAGCGTTGCACGAGCGGTGGCCCGCGACGTTTCCGTCCGGACAAGGGTCCGATTTCGCGGGGCGGATCGTCGAGATCGGTGCGGGCGTCGGTGGTGTCGAGGTCGGTGACGAGGTGCTCGGGTTCACCGACAATAGGGCCAGTCACGCCACGCACGTTGTGGTGCCCGTTGATCAGGTCACGCCCAAACCGACTGGGCTGGAATGGGATGTAGCCGGGGCGCTATTCGTCGCGGGCACAACAGCTTTCGCGGCAATGCGAGCGGTAGAGGCGAACGAGGGTGACACGGTCGTCGTTTCCGGCGCGGCCGGGGGTGTCGGCTCGATCACCGTGCAGCTGTTGCGCGCGCGAGGCGCCGAGGTGATCGGCATTGCCAGTGCCGCCAATCACGACTGGCTGCGGAAGGTCGGCGTGACACCCGTCGCCTACGGCGACGGCCTGATCGAGAGGCTCCGGGCCGCGGCACCGAAGGGTGTGGACGCGTTCATCGATACCTACGGTGCCGACTACGTGGACATCGCCGTCGAACTCGGCGTTCCGGTCGAGCGGATCAATACGATCATCAACTGGGCGGCCGTCGAGAAGTACGGCGTCAAGGCGGACGGCAATGCCGCCGCGGCGACCATCGATATTCTGACCGAGTTGGCCGACCTCGCCGCGGCGGGCACCATCGAGGTGCCGATCGCGGCTACCTACCCGCTCGACAAAGTGCAAGAAGCGTACCGGGAGTTGGAGCAGCGGCATACTCGCGGCAAGATCGTCCTGCGCCCCTGA
- a CDS encoding phthiocerol/phthiodiolone dimycocerosyl transferase family protein translates to MRVLAPSEQRFVRHGTYTGRSVSVSGDLDAEVLTAAFAALQRAYPVVTCRIGEDAEGTGYLLRPGDSRVGASVTKGNVETVGLPGTLVDPATQLAYLDAVASGSGRWRVTLFAHHSIADAGHCVELLSRFWDFYTDIVESTPIDVVPQSYPQSLEWHVARRGITAGPVSGFEDVQRPLPTGAGVAPAGDPGPSSLARPERTRLDGAATARIIGLGHQEGVSVNGLVTAALLRAYASESAHVTGDPARLGCLYPVDMRPRLDPRIAPAEGTNMAGLASFGADVDPSGNVLELAQRISERLRQDLAEGVVQQSVLHFPEFFGPGRIHSLAGHVAVTNTGAVPSFRTPAGLAFTDYEIVYLSAHPRPSVGASAAVTFLVYTFHGELAVGVLGGGADTDRLLAAVRKELTALSAETIGQ, encoded by the coding sequence GTGCGTGTGCTGGCACCGTCGGAACAGCGGTTTGTTCGGCACGGCACGTACACGGGCCGGTCGGTGTCGGTGTCGGGGGACCTCGATGCGGAGGTGTTGACAGCGGCTTTTGCCGCACTTCAGCGTGCGTATCCGGTGGTGACCTGCCGGATCGGGGAAGACGCGGAAGGCACGGGTTATCTACTGCGCCCAGGGGATTCGCGTGTCGGGGCGTCGGTGACCAAAGGTAACGTGGAGACCGTCGGGTTGCCGGGTACGCTGGTGGACCCGGCGACGCAGCTCGCTTACCTGGACGCGGTGGCGTCCGGTTCGGGTCGGTGGCGGGTCACGCTGTTCGCGCATCACAGCATCGCCGACGCCGGGCATTGCGTCGAACTGCTGTCGCGGTTCTGGGATTTCTACACCGATATCGTCGAATCGACGCCGATAGATGTTGTGCCGCAAAGCTATCCGCAGTCGCTCGAATGGCATGTGGCGCGGCGCGGCATTACCGCTGGCCCGGTGTCCGGGTTCGAGGACGTGCAGCGGCCATTGCCGACAGGCGCGGGCGTCGCCCCGGCTGGCGACCCCGGACCGAGCTCACTCGCCCGGCCGGAACGGACAAGGTTGGACGGGGCGGCCACGGCGCGAATCATCGGACTCGGCCACCAAGAGGGCGTCAGCGTCAACGGGTTGGTCACCGCCGCGCTGCTGCGCGCGTACGCGTCCGAAAGCGCCCATGTCACAGGCGATCCGGCACGCTTGGGTTGTTTGTATCCGGTGGACATGCGCCCGCGCCTCGACCCGCGGATCGCACCCGCCGAGGGGACGAACATGGCCGGACTGGCTTCGTTCGGCGCCGATGTCGATCCCTCGGGGAATGTTCTCGAACTGGCCCAACGCATTTCCGAACGACTACGCCAGGACCTGGCCGAGGGCGTCGTGCAGCAGTCGGTGCTGCACTTCCCTGAGTTCTTCGGCCCCGGCCGAATTCACTCGCTGGCCGGGCACGTCGCGGTCACCAATACCGGCGCGGTCCCGTCGTTTCGTACCCCCGCCGGACTCGCGTTCACCGACTACGAAATCGTCTACCTCTCCGCCCACCCGAGGCCCTCGGTCGGCGCCTCCGCCGCGGTCACCTTCCTCGTCTACACCTTTCACGGCGAACTGGCCGTCGGCGTGCTCGGCGGTGGTGCCGACACCGACCGGCTGCTCGCCGCGGTGCGCAAAGAGCTGACCGCGTTATCCGCCGAGACGATCGGTCAGTGA
- a CDS encoding TetR/AcrR family transcriptional regulator has translation MPKVSEEHLERRRQQILDAARLCFARKGFHETSMQDVFAESGLSAGAVYRYFKSKNDLIAALAAQTTVGLRVRMTELISADPLPTPDLLVRALAEHMVAHSGPDGTVRLAPQAWALALVHPEAAEYVKEAILGVRGRWYEYTERMRDEGWLPADTDVHAVSTAIMGVLPGFMLQHLIIGDIDPETLARGIRALLPYGPSAT, from the coding sequence ATGCCCAAAGTCAGCGAAGAACACCTGGAACGCCGCAGGCAGCAGATCCTCGATGCCGCGCGCCTGTGCTTCGCCCGCAAGGGCTTCCACGAGACCTCCATGCAGGACGTCTTCGCGGAATCCGGCTTGTCGGCCGGGGCGGTCTACCGCTACTTCAAGAGCAAGAACGACCTGATCGCGGCGCTGGCCGCGCAGACGACGGTCGGCTTGCGGGTACGGATGACCGAGCTGATCAGCGCCGATCCGCTGCCAACGCCGGACCTGCTGGTCCGCGCGCTCGCCGAGCACATGGTCGCGCACAGCGGACCCGATGGCACGGTACGGCTGGCCCCGCAGGCGTGGGCACTGGCCCTGGTGCACCCCGAAGCGGCGGAATACGTCAAGGAGGCCATCCTCGGCGTCCGCGGACGCTGGTACGAATACACCGAACGCATGCGCGACGAAGGCTGGTTGCCCGCCGACACGGATGTGCACGCGGTCTCGACCGCCATCATGGGCGTGCTCCCCGGATTCATGTTGCAACACTTGATAATCGGCGACATCGACCCGGAAACCCTGGCCCGCGGCATCCGCGCGCTGCTCCCCTACGGGCCCTCAGCCACCTGA
- a CDS encoding DUF1707 domain-containing protein has translation MGVEHVRASDADREKIVEQLRRAMNEGRLTLHEYDDRLQQVYAAKTYGELTPLLSDLPTHRVKHPRESPRIPQWVVIMWIPWVFVSLLCLLIWLATGAGYFWPFWVAVPWGMALLIPTAIGITMRGNGSGPESPPTPPSPPLPPLPPKH, from the coding sequence GTGGGAGTGGAGCATGTGCGGGCGTCTGACGCGGACCGCGAGAAGATCGTCGAACAACTACGGCGCGCGATGAACGAGGGCAGGTTGACCCTGCACGAGTACGACGATCGACTCCAGCAGGTCTACGCCGCGAAGACCTATGGCGAACTGACTCCACTGCTGTCGGATCTTCCCACCCATCGTGTCAAGCACCCCAGGGAGTCGCCGCGCATACCGCAGTGGGTGGTCATCATGTGGATCCCGTGGGTCTTCGTGAGTCTGCTGTGCCTGCTGATCTGGCTGGCCACCGGCGCGGGTTACTTCTGGCCGTTCTGGGTGGCGGTGCCGTGGGGCATGGCGCTGCTCATTCCGACGGCGATCGGAATCACGATGCGCGGCAATGGTTCCGGGCCGGAGAGTCCACCGACTCCGCCTAGTCCACCGCTCCCACCGCTGCCGCCGAAGCACTGA
- a CDS encoding MerR family transcriptional regulator, with translation MFTIGDFARHGRVSVRMLRHYDTLGLLRPDKVDPYSGYRFYSAGQLARLNRLVALKDLGFTLEQVGRILDDQVSGAELRGMLTLRRVELEQRIADDRARLVQVEARLRIIEKEGAMPEHDVMIKSIPAVRVAELSAVAGDFEPDSIGPVIGPLFQDLCARLEKVGARFCGPAIAYYGQNGDGTVLAHAAMPVDLDPGDTHDFTVVDLPAIPKAATVVHRGSMQDVDEPWQALARWIDENGYRITGPSREVTLVYTEDEAGWVTELQEPIEPK, from the coding sequence ATGTTCACCATCGGAGACTTCGCCAGACACGGACGGGTATCGGTGCGCATGTTGCGCCACTACGACACGCTCGGGCTGCTGCGCCCGGACAAGGTCGACCCGTACAGCGGCTACCGCTTCTACTCCGCGGGCCAGCTGGCCCGGCTCAATCGCCTTGTCGCACTGAAGGATCTCGGTTTCACGCTGGAGCAGGTGGGCCGGATTCTGGACGACCAGGTCAGTGGCGCGGAGCTGCGCGGCATGCTCACGTTGCGCCGCGTCGAGCTGGAGCAGCGCATCGCGGATGACCGGGCCAGGCTCGTCCAGGTCGAAGCGAGGCTCCGCATCATCGAGAAGGAGGGCGCAATGCCCGAGCATGATGTGATGATCAAATCCATTCCGGCGGTCCGGGTGGCCGAGTTGTCCGCTGTGGCGGGCGATTTCGAGCCGGATTCGATCGGCCCGGTCATCGGGCCACTGTTCCAGGACCTGTGCGCGCGGCTGGAGAAGGTCGGGGCCCGCTTCTGCGGACCAGCCATTGCCTACTACGGCCAGAACGGCGACGGCACGGTCCTCGCACACGCCGCCATGCCGGTCGATCTCGACCCCGGCGACACCCACGATTTCACCGTCGTCGACCTGCCCGCCATACCGAAGGCCGCCACGGTGGTGCACCGAGGCAGCATGCAGGACGTCGACGAACCCTGGCAGGCCCTCGCCCGCTGGATCGACGAAAATGGTTACCGCATAACCGGTCCCAGCCGCGAGGTGACACTGGTGTACACCGAGGACGAGGCCGGATGGGTCACCGAGCTACAAGAGCCCATCGAGCCGAAGTAG